The nucleotide window GGCTGaatccaaaatttaatcaactgtagatgtcAACCTAATGATGACTTtcaaagagtttcattaaaatcgaaTGATTGATTCTttagctattttgctaacagacaggcagggttgactccaacacttAATGCCAAAACTTTTAGGCACTGTGAAGCAAAAAATGTGAAGCAAATAAAGTGATGAGGccagtctcggctactaccacacccaattttagctcaatatctgtaaaactggctgagttaaaacctttattttgtttcgTAAAggcagttggctgtggtggccatcttgaactgaactgactccaaaagtgaatcagttgtagatgtacatctaatgataactttctgaaagtttcttgaAAATCCATTTAGCGGTTCCtgtgatattgtgctaacagacagacaaacaaacacgccaCCAGaggcacagacaaaaacatgaccGCCTGCCTTCTGCCTTTCAGCTGTGAGCAACAATAGGAGGGAAAGTGAAACGTTAGCCCAACACAACCCAGCCTGAGCACACACGGACGTGGGAAAAGCCACAAAATGTAGACATCCTGTACACAGCCGTACCATTATATAAGCACATTCCTAATTAGTACTTGTCGTACGAAAAAACGAGAAAATAACACGTGTAGGCGAGGCCAGAGGCTAACTGTgctgtaaaaaggaaaaaaaagaggctgaagaggtgaaaaatgaaaagtgcATCAGCGGAGAGCGCCGCTGTCTGAGCCGCATAATTTACAGAGAAAATGTGAGGTGAATTTTAATGGAAAAGggggcaaatatttctaaataaccTGTTTACACAAGAGGCTTTTCAGTATGCgtgaagaagagagagagagagagagagagagaaacagagaaaagagaagtaaaggtcacaaacaaactgaagaattAGGAGCGCCGCCCGAGCCGGGCTGCAGGTCACAGCGACGACCCGACGGAGTGAGGAGCTGCTCTGAGACACGGGTTTACCCGCTGACGAGGCCCGACTCGTACGAATGTACGTTCAGCTGCCGCCGAGCAGACTCAGAGCCGGAGCCTGACAGAAACTCCAACAGGACCTGGATCTGTTGAATCAAGATGATGATAAAAGGGTTATTAAAAAGTGACACGGCTATTAGCTGCCAACGGCACAGGATGTGACAGCGGTGGTTAACAGCTCGTACCTGCTTCGGTCTATCagctacaaaagaaaaagaccagGAGGCCTTAAACAAGTCTAAAATAAACGTGCTACTTTGTTTGTATTCTAAGTGTTTATTAAAGGCAACAAtacacttcaaaaaaaaaaaaatagtcatgTAATACAAATCCTATGGCAgttttggtatttaaaaaaaagcactgataATTACAAATTTGTTCAACTTTTCAagtcagttatttaaaaaaagtaggGCAGCCCCGTCTGCACCActtcagatattttgttttttaaatctgagaaaTTTCTGCTCCCTTtgcaccccccccacacacacacacacacacacactaaagtaTATGGAGagaaaaatggatttttaaaggCTTCGTTTTCGGTGTACCCATATGGATTTGAAACACGgagcttttcagaaatgatGACGTGGTCTGTTTCGCACGTGCTCATTGTGGCTTCGggccctaaaaaaaaaaaattttcaaatGTCTTTGTTCACAGGGAAATGCAGGTTTTCTGCGGGTCTGTTTAGTTGTTTACTCTCTGtcttcatccacatggaaacactgaaaacaacctAAAACGCTGTAGTAGCTATGCCAGACCTGTgtgtggcgctgtaacgcttccagaaacaggaaacaaatgtgGAGCACATGCATGAAGCTTTCACCCTGGGTgataaatgtaaacacaactaGTGTTTCCAACTCCACAGTTAGGACAGCAGCTACCGGATGTCTCTAAATGACATCATCACTTCTTTTGCCGTATTTCTTAGTGCTTGGGTGGGggttctttctctgtttttttcaatatatCTATGTGTAcattctcgccacctagtggtgtggcatgggtatttcagcatttGTGTTACACTCAAGTGGGCGAAGAAATAAACATGCAAATGGAGGAAAGGATGTCAGTTCAGAAAGTCTCTAAAGTATTGCAGATGGGACCAGAATCTCACTGTGCAGATTCCCAGTACCAGTGGCAGCTGTGACTTTTGGACCCAGCTGGatttctattttaaacaaacataaactgaGAGCAGGTATGGTCGTCCGTTTCGTTTCTCCTGTGTGTCCCTTTCAGTAGATGTACGGGAAGATCCTGTAGGGGACACGACGACAGTAGGTGTCCCAGGCCAGTCCGTACTTGGCCCGACACTGCCTCTCATCCCGGGCCTCTCGGTGAATCAGCAAGACGGTGAAGTAAACAACGTAGAAGTAGGGCAAAAGGTGCGAAAACCCTACAGAACAAAAGGACAGACTGTGAGGAGCAGAAATGACCGAAAACATCCAAGGCAGGCTGTAATAAATCTGATATGTTTCGGATTAATCACAGGCGAGCTGTAAAGGAGAAACTCACACCTTCTTTTACAGCTGACACGCAGGATGTGAACTCCATCAAACAAGCTGTAATCAAGTGTTGCACCCTCCTCTGCACAtagctgaacattttcttttcagtccgtattgaggaaaaaaaaaaaaaaagctttgcgGTGAATAGATGTTTGATTACGCTCCTAATGTTCGGTGTTGATTCATCCTCAcggtcatttgtttttttttggagaccATACTTATagcttttgtctgtgtgtcactgtttcattgtttttgcctCACTTGCTGTCATCTGTCTGGAACATGCTGTCATGATTTCCTCGATCTAAGTCCATAATTAttcagtttgtgattttttttttttttttttccttttatgcaGCCTCAATTAAAGACAGAAACTACATTGAACGTCTCGGTTACAAAGGCGGCTACAACAGTGAGTCACATTCGGCTGAATATTAATGAGAGGTACAAGTGTCAACTGTAACAATAGCCTGACAGCCACAGTTTCAGGGACTGATCGAGGGAGCACAAGGCACTTTACAGAAAGAACagattgttctgtttgttaCAAGGCAAAATGTagactttctttattttttcagcaaCCATAATCAATATctctaaaaacaaatgaattggAAAGCTGTTGGGTGAATGCAAATTAGCagtaaagataataaaaacaaaatatttgtaagaTTACAAGAAAGAATGACTCCAGTTTGTTATATGCTcaccaaaacagcaaatgtcttaaatcaaatcaaatggaAAGATTTAAGTTTGGTTTAATGCAGACAGATTCGTACTGCCAGTGAGTTTCATATAAATTAGCTCTAATGGAGAAGGCAGATCTCTTTCTCTTCCACACTGACCTGGGGACAGTTAGAAAGGTGCTGCTTAGTAATCCTAACAATCCAGCTTCACGTCACGGCAATGAGTCTGTGTCTATGTACAAAAAAGGCCAAGGCCACtaaaggagagaagaaagataaaaaataaataaataaaacaaacaatatgaaACTACCAGAGGACTATAGTGCAAAGAGACAATCAGGAAATGTTTTTCAGTGTCTGGCTGCTGCATTTTGAACCAAAAGGAGGCAACAAGGGAGCCCTGACTCATACCTGAGTAAAGTGCATCACagtgttaggatctgggtttttgtattttgttttgtcttcatgtttcagtttgagtttattgtttgtgttatttaattgtctcttccctgtgcctcagccaccattcacttctcctcagtcacactctctctcttcccttttctcacccatctacacctgcctctagctccataatcatctcacctgtgcccacttccactaatcaccctctgcctttaatacccgaTCACATTCTCtacttctctgctggttcattgtcattctcttgtgtccctgatgtgctgttccgtttgctcgtgccttctcgtctcccagtggtttatctttagtctcaggtctgttcaggtttagtttagttagttaatgtttttttgtatttagtgtaggttttgctgccacgtcagcctttgttttgggtttgccttatatttctaaataaattagtttttttttatcaacatgagtctgcgctcagggttcgcctccttccaccccgatCATGACACACAGAAGTCAAAGCAAGAAcagaaaataccttttttaaagcctttaaaaaaaaaaaaaaaaaaaaaatgacctgtGTTGTGAGGTTATAAGCtagaagaaacaaaacctgaggatgtttgatttaaacatCAAAACGGACATTTTAGAATCAAATCTGGCTTTTATTTAACTCATATCTGGAGACATTATTttatagattattttattttatattattttcctTATCCGTGGTTGGGTCATGGAGGCTACAGGTCTGgcagagaaacccagacatccctttccccagtgacactctccagctcctcctgggacaTTTCAAAGCGTTCCCAGGTTAGAGAGCAGATATAATTCCTCCAGTGAGATCTAGTTCCCGGGGGACGTGCCTGGAAAACTTCCAAAGGGAggcacccaggaggcatcctaatcagatgcccgaacctCAGCTGATTCCTTTTTTGAAGCGGAGGATAAAAGCTTATTTCAGCCGCTTGAATCCAGGTGAGGGTTGAAACGTAGATGGAGCAGTAAATCGAGAGCTCCGCCTTTCAGCTtggctccttcttcaccacgactgaccggagcaacgccctcattactacGGCTGAGGCCCCGATCCGTCGAcccatctcccactccatcctaccGTCACTCGTGAACAACACTCCCAGATACTAGACCTCCTTCGCTGGAGGCAGAGGTACAACAAGCATGAAAGAATTAGACTTAACagaatgacctctgacctatCATTGACTGATAAAGAAATCAGTCCTCAGTCGTTACCCGGCTGGAATTCTCCTCAGCTCCACTGGATTTCTCACTCTCTTTTAACTAATAATGAGATGACACGACAAACTAAACACCCCAAGTTGGTTTAAGTTGCTAAATGTGCTGTATGAAGTTAGAGAGGCTGTCTGTCTGGTACATCTTTAAGAGAATCAATCTTTGAGGAAACTTGTAGACTACAATCTGGGCTTGTGTTCACTTGATTAATGCGACGCAGGAGCCGTGTCGTAATGAGTGGTGATCCCCCGTCGAGGTCTGATTCCCTCTGATTCCACCTCTGTTGTGTTAAGTGAtggtattttaagaaaattCCTAGAACatgtgttcatttcttttttttaatcaaggtGTGACTGAATTCTTGCACAAGAAGGATTTCTTGCCATAGTTTGCTGCCGTTTTTACCAACAGTTTCCTCACAACATGCTGAATTTtgagtttttctcttttttgctttaaacacacaaaaaagaaaagctttatttaatgtattttgtcACGCTGGAGTTGGCactttaaaactatattttgcaCTATTGTCTTTGTTcacttttgtttattctgtggaaaatgtcaaaattgactttttaaaaatacaataatttaaattaaaatggttgatttttgattttttggagaaaaattAGTCATTTAGATTCATTGGTTAGTTGCTAAATTAGTCGACAGATttatcaaaatcaaaatataaatagTTGTTAGTGGCTGCTGTAACACACAAGTCTGTATCACTATATATGTTGATATAAAAAATTGGGCCAAAAGGTTTTTTCAGCTGCTTATAAACAGTGGGATTACTGTAGCTAAGTTTGACAggctttgttattttaaaaaaaagatgctcaAAAGAAGCATTTGCATCGGGTCTCAATACGTTAAAAGCCAACTGAGATGTGATATAACATCATACTTAAAAGTGGGAGGTTCGACAAGCTGCAAAAAGAGCAATTTTAAgggaaacaaaatgtcacagtAAGAAATGATAATGGTAAACCTTGTCGCTTAAGTAGCTTTATTGATCTCCGTGCTGGACGTGATCAATAAAATGAAACCAGCCCACATTTTAAAGACTTCACGGCCTGCAGCGGTGTATTCGCCTGGATGTGAAAGTGCTTTAAAAGAATGGAGCCGAAACAAAACGTTTCCGTAACCGTGCCGGTCGACTCGGGAGGGGCTGGAAAACGAAGTGCAGCGTGATGTTCCGACACACTGAACACGAGGAACGTGGAGGTGTCTAAATGTCAGTTGACAATAGGAGAGATGGGAACAGGGTTTGACCTACATGAGGCAAGTCGAGAACACAAGAGGCTGCGTGTGTGAACAGCCCCGACGATCCTCTCTGCTCTATTTCGTCTGGAAATTAagccttgaagtaatgcatatcgcccgccacctctCACGCCAGAGTTCCATACTGAAAACATCAGATGCTGAGAAGCTGAGATAGCTGTTTCGGTCAAAGCTCATAAATGAACTTAAGTTGGCTCTAacacaatattgtgagatttcaTGAGacgtgttagcgctcagagtacaccatagggatgactctcggctactaccacactgaatttgagctcagtttctgtaaaactgactgagttacagccattgttgtgttggctAGGGTCGATTAGCTGCGGAGGCCACCGTCAAaggaattgactccaaaatttgtTCACCTGGTGgttactttttgagtttcattcaaatccgtccgctggttcatgagatattttgccaacaagaCGAAACGAACACACGCCCATGGGCAAAAACGCCATCGCCCCGTCTTCAGCTGTGGGTGAAAAATACCTCCCAACGTTTTTATCTTTACAAAGAGTGATCTGCGGTGCTGATAGCTCATGCTAAGATCAGGTTATTGTAGGACATCAATAAAATCACTATAAAATGTGAGATGCTTCATTAGCCACCCTGTCTTCTGTGACTAAAGCCGTGATCTAAATACCAAAGGTTTCATCAGCTGTCTGTTACAGAAACATAGAAGAGTCAAAGGACTGTGCCAAGCAGTTTAACTGGTGGAGCTGAAGCGGGTGAAGGAGCGGAACATTTTCATTGCGGCAGATCAGGGTTCAGGTCCTGGTTTATGGTCCGTTACAGCAAACTATCTGCTCTACTTCCTCTCCTTGGCGCATAGAGCCggaaaaatggctgcaacagaGGCTGGGCCACTTCTCGGGGAACAGAGAAATTACGCATCGAGAGCTAAAAAAGCGACAAGTCAAAGCTCTTTCTGATGCAGGTCTCGACTCAGGAGAGGATCCCACCATGCATGGCCTCAAATAGGAAACCTCTCACTGAGCGGCTGAAGACGGAAACACTGTGACCGGAAAAAGTGGAGCAGCATCACTGCCAGGAGGCACACATCAAACAacctgagaaaaacagaaaacctacaAAGAGTTTCCATCGTTTTCACGATCGACGTCTCTTATGTGCGTATGGCTACATTACTAAAAATCAgtctgtgatttaaaaataaagataaatcaGTTAAAAAGTTAATAGTTTGTAAAGAAAGACCACTGCTTCATGTGCAAGAGGCAGAAGTTTTGAACAAGTTAAACTGACCTTTAATATCGTCATTTTAGCTCATGCTAAAAGAGCTTCAAATCTTCTGAAGTCAGGTTCTGTTGTAAGGTTgggaacagttaatatcttacctgttgtaggtggctatttgaacaacctcaatttggagaaacagagttaaatATAAACCTCTACATTTCAGCCAGTTTTGAACTACAcagttattcctgcagaaatattatggtATTCCTGCTAGAAGCGCTctaggctgcacaggaagtgctacagcttgtATGTgctcttgcaaataaccataaaattccACTAAAATAGCTGCGTAAAGAAAAAACTGATGGTTAtagaaagttttataaaatagggTTTTCATGAATTGCTAtaaaatcaagattttttttaagacggcagcaatccactttggccaTGCTccgactagccgttagctcatcagtcgggtcagaattaaactatttctccaaactacgGTTGTTCAAGTAAGCTTTTAACAGAaagcttcaaaagatctgaactagcacttcagtaataataatttttaattgaCTTTATTGTTCAACTATCATACATGTAGGAACTAGAGCTGGAATCCTCGTGAAAGAACTGAAGAATGATTATTATGAATAGTATTAGTCAACAAAAATCTCTATATTGTATcaacaaactacaaaataatGAATGTTCAGTCACTATGTGACATTAGAATGCTGCTTTAGATGAGAGATCCACATCTACTGTAAGTAGTCAGACAAGTACtactttaaatactttaaaccAGGGATGTCCAACCcttgtcctggagggccaccattctgcatgttttacatttttccctgttccaacacacctgattcagaggttaaatgacttcttcatgttctgcagaagcctgttaatcacccattgattcaaatcaggtgtgttggagcagagaaacaagtaaaacatgcaggatagtggccctccaggacatgggttggacacccctgctttaaacctATGCATCTGAAATGTAACAGCGCAACAAAGATGGACGCTATGAACATCACCGTGGTGTGCTCGCAGTTTCAGCAAGGCAGCGACCCTGTACAACCCTCTCCGAGTGAGTTGGGGCGGTATAAGAAACGCCTTTTGGATTTACTTTGACTGTTATTTTCTTACAAACAGTGTAAACCCAAGATATTTCACGTTTcgatttcttttaaatatacattGGTTCCTACATTTCTAGTCTGCAGCACAAAAACCAGTTGTGACCATAAAGATACGGGTTCATCACCACAGTTTTTATTCCACACATACATATTCTACCAGAGAACCCTCAGCTATGgtgattgtgttttttcttttttaaacagataaaccTCTGTCCACATAACTTTATTACTGTTGTAGAGAAAACACCACAAGCTTAGATGCTTCTCACAGTAACAGTAAATCAGGAATGCAAAAACCTACACATGCGTGTCTCCATCGTTGCTCAGCTTTTTGTAGATActggttttataaaacaattacaatACAATCACCTGTTGGCCATTAACGGTTTATGTTATAACTCTGCTCCATCTTTACCTTTAAAATGTCCACATCCCTACTTCTTTAGGAATGTGCTGCAGGCTTGAAATGCAgatttgaatgtattttaacaaattaaatgaagtCGAAGAGGCAAAATATCTTGGATTCacattactttctttttaatttgggGTTTTAGTTATGGCTAAAATGTTTGTGCTATTTTTGCCTTGGGACACACAGTGCAGCAGTGACAGATGGAGATCACAGTGACCTTTGAGATGACCTGAAACGAGCATTATCGgacctaaaaataaatctgaatggATATGGTTTATTTCACAATCTGGCATTGATCTCTCATGAAGCCATCCAGATCATAATGAGGAGCCTCTGTGACTGTATTGCACTAGTGAGGCCTGACTGCAGAAACGAGCCAGGCAGAGAGCTTTTAAGCTGGCTTACCACATGGCAGGGACCACGCCAGCGCCATAAGGAGGTCACCGAGGTAATTGGGATGACGAACGAGACCCCACCAGCCTGACACGAGCAGCCGTTTCCCCGTCGCTGTGGCAATGGTCTCCAGGCCTGAAAGGAGCCGCGGTGGAGAATTCAGATGATTTTGGGCAGAGCATGCACAGATCAGCTCCCTGTCTGCCTCTTCGCTCTGATACAGGGACACGCATGAGCTGAGATTCTTTATAAGGCGTCAAAACACGATAGTTTTGCTGAATGAATTCGTGAAGCTCACAAGAAAGCgttgaaaagacagaaaaaacgaAAGACCTGCGACACTTGGATGAGTCAGGTCTCGCCTGAACTGGTTCTTCTGTGAGTTGGACTTTCTGAAGATGTAATATCCAACACCTGAGggcaaacagaaacaggtttgTCGTAAAACGGTGTCCTCAAACCAACAGTGTTTAttctaatgagaaaaaaaaaccccacaaacaaCATTCACCGTTCAGAGCTATGATAACTGCAGCCTTGAACAGACTCAGGGTCTGTGGGTGCTTCACCAGGAAGGCAGTCTGCAGGCTGTACGTGAAGGGGACCCAGGCCAGGTCACCGAAGACCAGCATGAAACCAAAACCATCATGGACGATATCCATAGTTGTCAGAACAGCCTCCTGGTGAAAGCAGGGAAGTATCAGGGATTATCAGAACAAGGCTGAAGCAGCCTCTGCAATTTTAAACCTCTTCAggaataaaaaggcaaaatcaGGCATGAAGTTGTTGCCCTGCTCACCTCATTCCACAGAGCATCAGCTACATAAAGCAGCTGGAAACAGTTGACCAGGATCATGGCGAGGGAGGGGGATCCTCGAagctccacctcctccatcAGCATCCCGAGGTTTACGACCACCTGAGGGGACATGAATAATAACGACCCGCTCATCCTGACAGACGAACTCATTTCATGATCACACAGTTCAGCTCCACTAAAAGCCCCTAAACATTAAGGAACCTCCGAAATGTGCGAACAATTATGTTTAAATGATGTTTAGTGTTATTAttaccacaaaaaataaatcttcagaTATGTCAGTTTGGGACTTTATCAGCAGGAATTGTAAAATGCTGAATgttaaaagtagttttaacatttgacaggaagtgaaaaaatCCCACACACTGTCTGGAGCCAGTTGGTGGAAGGTTTTTCTGTGCTCTCCTAcgcatgttgttttaaaacattcacatgTGCAAAAGGTTCACTGTTGGTACTGTAAATACAGAGGGGAAAGAACACAGCATTCTCCACCAGTCTGATCCGACTCTTAGCTGTctcagtattgtttttttttttcttttttagactTGTGAAGTTAACGGGGACCTTGTGATGATATCAGACTTTAATTCTCACTGGTGAATCTATATTTCGTCTCATTATCTCTGATGACGCAGACGTAATTAATGATGTGTAACCATGTCCTAAAATATGTCCGACACGGTGCCGGGTCATCAGGGAAGGAAAAGCTTCTGATTTGGGTTGTGTCAAACTCAGACCGCAGACTGATCAGAGGAGAGCGACACTGCCACCTGATGGTCGTctcaagaaaaaataaaacgctGCAAGTAAATCAGCACAATATTACTGCATTTC belongs to Kryptolebias marmoratus isolate JLee-2015 linkage group LG13, ASM164957v2, whole genome shotgun sequence and includes:
- the tm7sf2 gene encoding delta(14)-sterol reductase TM7SF2, which translates into the protein MGPNGKALKHKLSHDTEREFGGTLGALCIPVFLPLTVLFLICTSRSPEASVLQWPPQLPSTVQLWDPLAPVVLLGWIGLHALLYLMPFGKVSEGLLLRDGTRLKYPINGFSSLCISAVMLMLLLGLGAPLGYLFELLLPLAASAIAASFLFSIYLYIRSFWAPSHALALGGNTGNPLYDFFIGRELNPRIGNFDLKYFCELRPGLIGWVVVNLGMLMEEVELRGSPSLAMILVNCFQLLYVADALWNEEAVLTTMDIVHDGFGFMLVFGDLAWVPFTYSLQTAFLVKHPQTLSLFKAAVIIALNGVGYYIFRKSNSQKNQFRRDLTHPSVAGLETIATATGKRLLVSGWWGLVRHPNYLGDLLMALAWSLPCGFSHLLPYFYVVYFTVLLIHREARDERQCRAKYGLAWDTYCRRVPYRIFPYIY